From a single Eremothecium sinecaudum strain ATCC 58844 chromosome III, complete sequence genomic region:
- a CDS encoding chloride channel protein (Syntenic homolog of Ashbya gossypii AFR738C; Syntenic homolog of Ashbya gossypii NOHBY664; No homolog in Saccharomyces cerevisiae; Non-syntenic homolog of Kluyveromyces lactis KLLA0E22605g), whose translation MTNYQSIQDLHSLSGVANTHKHRIQDSDEDFTSLDWVQDYLKDIQYKQNVQAQKGILGRLKRCLHYSQDWFLITIIAFVCATMAYAIDRCEELLVDLKRGYCANNVIYNEKRCCASFTCDSWRLWPEVFAGGNSWILRADFLVYIMLSLLLARLAVAITLTTKRMYPVVSASGVTVMKPMYTAYSSGLPEIKTILSGFTIKKFLGVHTLLCKSVALVFAIASGLSLGKEGPYVHLATCIGNICARLFKKARNNGAERRVMLSAAAAAGVTLAFGSPLGGVLFSAEEVSYFLPGNQLFKTFFCAIMSNLFLRMMDPYGTGKAVLFEVSYKSDWIYLEIILYAIIGIAGGLFGSLFSKFVSFWADWFRNKKGMSEYPIKEVLVVSGITALLTFANPYTNIAVPELLADIASPCYLPADYTGSDGLCPSDKTVFPPVIWPLLYALVVKIFLTSITFGIKVPAGIYVPTLVIGALFGRVFAMYFQYFVYTHPQSFIVRVIMSSSGNLNIDFGIYAMISAGAFMAGVTRMNITLTTIMFELTSSYNYVVPFSISIAISLFVANAIEPRSVYERLIQKNGFPFLNNRKPLNFSGSDIDLYDLFSIIDSTSANATSIDVTTNNYVYIDTLKSITKRMKQQGLLDGSIPVLKRNRLLFVLSVPKLESIFRDIEDFMFQNHVRGKLQIKLTNIDENTFQIINEDSDSSREKRFGNPHCSDGSTSEDSAGGLDYKGYQLLNGLCDLREIMDFSTIAVDIKSPLSLVEYIFTKLGNRTISIIDTGEFVGILHKKQFIQKCRNIEAF comes from the coding sequence ATGACGAATTATCAGTCCATACAAGATTTACATTCATTATCGGGTGTAGCGAACACCCACAAACATAGAATCCAAGATTCCGATGAGGATTTTACTTCGCTTGACTGGGTTCAGGACTATCTCAAAGATATACAATACAAACAGAATGTTCAGGCTCAAAAAGGTATACTTGGTAGATTAAAACGATGTCTACATTATTCACAAGATTGGTTTCTGATAACTATTATTGCCTTTGTTTGCGCTACAATGGCGTATGCAATAGATAGATGCGAGGAACTGTTGGTTGACTTAAAGAGGGGTTACTGCGCAAATAATGTTATCTACAATGAGAAAAGATGCTGTGCGAGTTTTACATGTGATAGCTGGCGGCTGTGGCCAGAGGTTTTTGCAGGCGGTAACAGTTGGATATTGAGGGCTGACTTTCTAGTGTATATTATGCTAAGTTTACTATTAGCCCGGCTAGCTGTTGCCATCACGCTAACTACTAAGCGCATGTACCCAGTAGTCTCTGCGTCAGGCGTGACGGTTATGAAGCCAATGTATACTGCATATAGTAGTGGGTTGCCGGAAATCAAAACAATCTTGTCCGGGTTTACCATCAAGAAATTTCTTGGCGTTCACACATTGTTGTGCAAATCGGTGGCGTTGGTATTTGCAATTGCTTCAGGACTTTCACTGGGTAAAGAAGGGCCTTATGTGCACTTGGCCACGTGCATTGGAAATATCTGCGCTAGGTTATTCAAAAAGGCTAGGAACAATGGAGCAGAGAGACGTGTGATGCTTAGCGCTGCCGCAGCAGCAGGGGTCACATTGGCATTCGGATCGCCGCTGGGTGGCGTATTATTCTCTGCAGAAGAAGTCAGCTACTTCTTGCCCGGTAATCAGCTCTTTAAGACCTTTTTCTGTGCTATAATGAGTAATTTATTTCTGAGGATGATGGATCCCTACGGTACTGGAAAAGCGGTTCTTTTTGAGGTTTCATACAAATCGGATTGGATATATCTGGAGATAATCCTCTATGCTATAATTGGCATTGCAGGAGGCCTTTTTGGCTCACTATTCTCCAAATTTGTAAGCTTCTGGGCAGATTGGTTCAGAAATAAAAAAGGAATGAGCGAATACCCTATTAAAGAAGTATTAGTGGTTTCAGGTATCACCGCTTTGCTAACTTTCGCCAATCCTTATACTAACATAGCGGTACCAGAGTTACTGGCTGACATCGCATCGCCGTGTTATCTTCCCGCTGATTATACAGGCAGTGACGGATTATGTCCTAGTGACAAAACCGTTTTTCCTCCTGTTATTTGGCCGTTACTATACGCTCTGGTAGTGAAGATTTTCCTAACAAGTATAACTTTCGGTATTAAAGTTCCAGCTGGAATATATGTACCAACTTTAGTGATCGGTGCATTGTTTGGCAGAGTCTTTGCCATGTACTTCCAATATTTTGTGTACACACATCCGCAGTCTTTCATTGTCCGTGTAATCATGTCCTCTAGCGGGAACTTAAACATTGACTTTGGAATATATGCTATGATATCAGCGGGGGCATTTATGGCCGGTGTCACTCGTATGAACATAACTCTTACAACAATTATGTTTGAATTGACCTCTTCATATAACTATGTGGTTCCATTTTCAATTTCTATAGCCATTTCACTTTTTGTTGCTAACGCTATAGAACCTAGATCGGTTTATGAGCGATTAATACAAAAGAATGGGTTCCCTTTTTTGAATAATCGTAAACCGTTAAATTTTTCAGGAAGTGACATAGACCTTTACGACCtattttcaataattgATTCCACTTCCGCTAATGCCACAAGCATTGATGTGACAACTAATAATTATGTCTACATTGACACCTTGAAAAGTATTACAAAACGCATGAAGCAGCAAGGTCTCCTAGACGGATCCATTCCAGTTTTAAAAAGGAATAGACTCCTGTTCGTTCTTTCTGTTCCGAAACTAGAAAGCATTTTTCGGgatattgaagattttATGTTCCAGAATCACGTTAGAGGTAAACTGCAAATCAAGTTAACGAATATCGATGAGAATACGTTCCAAATAATTAATGAAGATAGTGATAGTAGTAGAGAAAAACGATTTGGCAATCCTCACTGTTCAGATGGGTCAACCAGTGAGGATAGCGCGGGGGGATTAGATTATAAAGGATACCAATTATTAAACGGATTGTGCGACTTGAGGGAGATTATGGATTTCTCAACGATTGCTGTAGATATAAAGTCGCCGTTGTCATTAGTAGAATACATTTTCACTAAATTAGGAAACAGGACTATATCAATTATAGACACCGGTGAATTTGTCGGGATTCTGCATAAgaagcaatttatacagaAATGTCGTAATATCGAAGCATTTTAA
- a CDS encoding HCL674Cp (Syntenic homolog of Ashbya gossypii AFR737W; Syntenic homolog of Ashbya gossypii NOHBY663; No homolog in Saccharomyces cerevisiae; Syntenic homolog of Kluyveromyces lactis KLLA0C00671g), whose translation MVDSCESVGFMNLTEYEDSIARRFKEIDCKIKPIISNYYIYGGKTAWVSDVAKLVALFLDELVFPLSESTIENVKSLTQYLYVLPEIVEFWLKDVSFKTVPMFEFCRRGFESQIQGSKRLIMNTIVPDAAVLNECLDVLAVMCNLNPLAAEWSSTLFSEIAAILYKGYQANLDSPTSLSHYMFKSRCKALGELIKLISKEKLIASLKDSLLEECLLKIIVSHSSLQEEKRQSSYSLLVRIFGAIIQDPFTNQMNKENSDGYPTVELTTLLFSDSKIVEPLIKMVQEDLISTDLTTRSQVLSFLSSMVQFRSEPIIASLFLDRKVRPSGILLESLTQWKKMFFRSDMSKNENLTCSVPEKSQWYDWKLDKNSIISFLFTVLTDEISDEANKHNVYALLLDLSKATEGRIIDLWDPKGKIISHMETMLTATKVDRMCIEFICQTYLIIRGCAISEGINYSC comes from the exons ATGGTAGACAGCTGTGAATCAGTAGGTTTTATG AATTTAACTGAATATGAGGATTCTATTGCCAGACGTTTTAAGGAAATTGACTGCAAAATTAAGCCTATAATCTCTAACTATTATATATATGGTGGAAAAACAGCATGGGTGTCAGATGTGGCTAAATTGGTAGCCTTGTTTCTTGATGAGTTAGTATTTCCTCTCAGCGAGTCAACTATTGAGAATGTTAAAAGTTTAACCCAATACTTGTACGTACTACCTGAGATAGTTGAGTTTTGGCTCAAAGATGTTAGTTTCAAGACCGTTCCGATGTTCGAGTTTTGCAGGCGAGGGTTCGAAAGCCAGATCCAGGGTTCTAAGCGACTGATAATGAACACTATTGTCCCGGATGCCGCCGTGTTGAATGAATGTCTCGACGTTCTTGCTGTTATGTGTAATTTGAACCCACTAGCAGCAGAATGGTCTAGTACCCTATTTTCGGAGATAGCTGCTATTCTATACAAAGGCTACCAAGCTAATCTTGACTCTCCTACGTCGCTCAGTCATTATATGTTCAAAAGTCGTTGCAAAGCGTTAGGAGAATTAATCAAGCTTATATCAAAGGAGAAATTGATTGCAAGCTTAAAAGACAGTTTACTTGAGGAATGTCTATTGAAAATAATCGTTTCCCACTCTAGTCTTCAGGAGGAAAAGAGACAGTCATCTTATAGTCTATTGGTCCGTATTTTCGGAGCCATTATTCAGGACCCATTCACTAACCAAATGAATAAAGAAAATTCTGACGGTTATCCAACAGTAGAATTAACCACTTTATTATTTTCGGATAGCAAGATAGTCGAGCCCTTAATCAAAATGGTGCAAGAAGACTTAATTTCTACAGATTTGACAACAAGATCGCAAGTTCTTTCCTTTTTAAGCTCGATGGTCCAGTTCAGAAGTGAACCAATAATTGCCAGTTTGTTTTTAGATCGGAAAGTAAGACCCAGCGGGATATTATTAGAGAGCTTGACACAATGGAAAAAGATGTTTTTTAGAAGTGATATGTCTAAAAATGAGAATTTAACATGTTCAGTCCCTGAAAAGTCCCAATGGTATGATTGGAAACTAGATAAGAATTCTATCATCAGCTTTTTGTTTACAGTACTTACTGATGAAATTTCTGATGAAGCGAACAAACACAATGTTTATGCGTTGCTATTAGACTTATCAAAAGCCACCGAAGGTCGAATTATAGATCTCTGGGATCCAAAAGGAAAAATCATAAGTCATATGGAGACGATGCTGACTGCGACAAAAGTAGACAGAATGTGTATTGAGTTTATTTGTCAGACATACCTCATTATCCGAGGGTGTGCAATATCAGAGGGTATAAATTATAGCTGTTGA
- the KAR4 gene encoding Kar4p (Syntenic homolog of Ashbya gossypii AFR736C; Syntenic homolog of Saccharomyces cerevisiae YCL055W (KAR4)): protein MGLYEDMYGNQQPTEDIKIKKHVSFKPSSKFHSNNYANHYIHADSFPQSHVKNIENTVEGYPKLHKLFQLKEKQIAKHATTPFGCHVDIDHMVPTLNRWIQRDKLIFDVVMIGCLSENQFIYPLLTQLPINKLVSKPGFLFIWASAQKINELTKLLNNEGWAKKFRRSEEFVFVPVNKDSPFYPGLAEDDEPLFDKMQWHCWMCITGTVRRSTDGHLIHCNVDTDLAIETETTQNGAIPPHVYKIAENFSTATRRLHIIPSRTGSENPVRLRPGWVIMSPDVMLDNFDPKRYKDEIRQLGSNLPMENSIESLRPKSPVQKKN, encoded by the coding sequence ATGGGTCTTTATGAGGATATGTATGGTAACCAACAACCAACGGAGGACATTAAGATCAAAAAACATGTTTCATTTAAGCCTAGTTCAAAGTTCCATAGTAATAACTACGCGAATCACTACATTCATGCTGACTCATTCCCTCAATCGCATGTAAAGAACATTGAAAATACAGTGGAAGGTTATCCTAAACTTCATAAGTTGTTTCAGCTCAAGGAAAAGCAGATCGCTAAGCATGCGACTACTCCCTTTGGCTGCCATGTTGATATTGATCATATGGTACCAACATTGAACAGGTGGATCCAGCGTGATAAGTTGATCTTTGACGTTGTCATGATAGGGTGCCTCAGTGAAAACCAGTTTATTTACCCATTGCTTACTCAATTACCAATTAACAAGCTTGTTTCCAAACCTGGCTTTCTATTTATTTGGGCCAGTGCTCAAAAGATTAACGAATTAACCAAGTTGTTGAACAACGAAGGATGGGCGAAAAAGTTCCGTAGAAGCGAAGAGTTTGTCTTTGTTCCGGTTAACAAAGACTCACCTTTTTACCCCGGATTGGCCGAAGACGATGAACCCTTGTTTGACAAAATGCAATGGCATTGTTGGATGTGTATAACAGGAACTGTTAGGAGATCTACGGATGGACATTTGATTCACTGTAATGTAGACACCGATTTAGCGATCGAAACTGAAACCACACAGAATGGTGCTATACCCCCACATGTGTATAAAATAGCAGAAAACTTCTCAACTGCTACCAGGAGATTGCATATTATTCCTTCTAGGACTGGAAGCGAGAACCCCGTGAGGTTAAGACCGGGTTGGGTTATAATGAGTCCTGATGTAATGCTAGACAATTTCGATCCCAAGAGATATAAAGATGAAATTAGACAGCTAGGATCAAACCTACCAATGGAAAACAGCATTGAGTCCTTGAGACCCAAGAGCCCTGtccagaagaagaattGA